Proteins from a single region of Eublepharis macularius isolate TG4126 chromosome 9, MPM_Emac_v1.0, whole genome shotgun sequence:
- the LOC129335357 gene encoding uncharacterized protein LOC129335357 has translation MRRATFEYIVGELREDLVRETTHMRDPVPPEEMIAITIWKLATGTTNSATLPAFGRGVSTVCGIFDEVCELIAAKLTEKWICIDYLEDIISGFEERGFPNAWGAVDGTHIEIRSPPFSGDKYINRKGYCSMILQAVVDSDARFLDIFVGFPGRAHDARVLRNSPLFKRLEDGARRPKRPVTLEGVTFDPVIIGDPAYPLRPWLMKPYPAPSTRAQERFNYRLSRARMSVERSFGILKNRWLYLQRPLLVSERLMVAVITTCCILHNICLSRGDIVYGPFPREPLMEPADERPQIPWSEAALTARAVSIRAAISAHFQHGR, from the coding sequence atgcGACGTGCCACGTTCGAGTACATTGTTGGGGAGCTTCGCGAAGATCTCGTCCGCGAGACGACCCACATGCGCGACCCAGTCCCTCCCGAGGAGATGATCGCCATCACCATCTGGAAGCTTGCCACGGGAACCACAAACTCCGCGACACTGCCCGCATTTGGCCGTGGCGTCTCTACCGTCTGCGGGATATTCGACGAGGTCTGCGAGCTCATCGCTGCAAAGCTGACCGAGAAGTGGATCTGCATCGATTACCTCGAGGACATTATCTCCGGGTTCGAGGAGAGGGGATTCCCCAATGCCTGGGGCGCCGTGGACGGGACACACATCGAGATCCGTTCTCCGCCTTTCTCTGGGGACAAGTACATCAACCGCAAGGGATACTGCTCCATGATTCTCCAGGCGGTGGTGGACAGCGATGCACgattcctggacatttttgtgggcttcccGGGAAGGGCGCACGACGCGCGTGTGCTCCGTAACTCGCCCCTTTTCAAGAGACTCGAGGATGGCGCCCGTCGCCCGAAGCGGCCGGTCACTCTGGAGGGGGTCACATTCGACCCGGTAATCATCGGGGACCCCGCCTATCCTCTTCGGCCCTGGCTCATGAAGCCCTATCCGGCGCCATCAACGCGCGCCCAGGAGCGCTTTAACTACAGACTGAGCCGGGCGCGCATGAGTGTGGAACGCTCGTTCGGAATTCTGAAAAATCGCTGGCTTTATTTACAGCGGCCCCTACTTGTCAGCGAGCGCCTCATGGTCGCGGTAATCACCACCTGCTGCATCCTTCACAACATTTGCCTCTCGCGCGGGGACATCGTTTACGGGCCGTTCCCGCGCGAGCCGCTGATGGAGCCCGCGGATGAGCGGCCGCAGATTCCCTGGTCCGAGGCCGCTCTTACCGCGCGGGCAGTATCGATTCGTGCCGCCATAAGTGCGCACTTCCAGCATGGCCGATAA